The proteins below are encoded in one region of Bifidobacterium catenulatum DSM 16992 = JCM 1194 = LMG 11043:
- a CDS encoding glycoside hydrolase family 30 protein, producing MATWIATTQDNKLADKSSEIESTHATSASDLQLDGNEYQALRGFGGCFNELGWLPLQTVTEEERDQIIKELFSPDEMNFTFNRAPVGANDFADHWYSYNETDGDYEMEHFSVEHDERTLIPYIHRAQEWQPNMQLFSSPWSPPTWMKRPKAYNYGRLVQTPENLKAYAKYFVKYIQAYAEHGITVNQLHVQNEVFADQKFPSALWDSEALKVFIRDYLGPAFDEAGLDTDIWLGTLNGPEDMAWTGGYGMKLNNYNRFVDNILFDDGARKYIKGIAYQWAGQNCIARTHESWPEIELIQSESECGMGDNTWEYAEYIFHLINHYLRNGATAYTYWNMILDDQDSTWGWWQNSLFTITADTHEVRRNPEYYVMRHFLHFVKPGAHVLGTTGHFNSMAIAFRNPDGTIVVVAQNALEEERPFEFADPCNADRGIKVTLAPRSFNTFVLD from the coding sequence ATGGCTACTTGGATCGCGACAACGCAAGACAACAAGCTTGCCGACAAATCATCCGAAATTGAATCCACGCATGCCACTTCCGCTTCCGATCTGCAGCTTGATGGCAATGAATATCAGGCATTGCGTGGCTTCGGCGGCTGCTTCAACGAGCTTGGCTGGCTTCCTCTGCAGACGGTTACTGAAGAGGAACGTGATCAGATCATCAAGGAACTGTTCAGCCCGGATGAGATGAACTTCACCTTCAATCGTGCGCCGGTCGGTGCCAATGATTTCGCCGATCATTGGTATAGCTATAACGAGACCGACGGCGATTATGAGATGGAGCATTTCTCCGTCGAACATGATGAGCGGACGCTGATTCCGTATATTCATCGCGCGCAGGAATGGCAGCCGAACATGCAACTGTTCTCCAGCCCGTGGAGCCCGCCGACATGGATGAAGCGTCCGAAGGCTTATAACTATGGTCGTTTGGTGCAGACGCCTGAGAATCTTAAGGCATATGCGAAGTATTTCGTCAAGTACATTCAAGCTTATGCCGAGCATGGCATTACCGTGAATCAGCTGCATGTGCAGAATGAGGTGTTTGCCGATCAGAAGTTCCCGAGTGCATTGTGGGATTCCGAAGCGCTCAAGGTGTTCATCCGCGATTATCTTGGACCTGCTTTTGACGAAGCTGGTCTTGACACCGATATTTGGCTGGGTACGCTGAATGGTCCGGAAGATATGGCGTGGACCGGCGGCTACGGCATGAAGCTGAATAATTACAACCGTTTTGTCGACAATATTCTGTTCGACGATGGCGCTCGCAAGTACATCAAGGGCATCGCTTACCAGTGGGCCGGCCAGAACTGTATTGCGCGTACGCATGAATCCTGGCCTGAAATCGAGCTGATTCAGTCTGAATCCGAATGCGGTATGGGCGATAATACGTGGGAATATGCGGAGTATATTTTCCACTTGATCAACCATTATTTGCGTAATGGCGCGACTGCTTACACTTATTGGAATATGATTCTTGACGATCAGGATTCTACGTGGGGGTGGTGGCAGAATTCACTGTTCACCATTACTGCGGATACGCATGAGGTTCGCCGTAATCCGGAATATTATGTGATGCGTCATTTCTTGCATTTCGTTAAGCCGGGTGCGCATGTGCTTGGCACTACGGGTCATTTCAATTCGATGGCTATTGCGTTCCGTAATCCGGATGGCACCATTGTGGTGGTGGCCCAGAACGCTCTCGAAGAGGAGCGTCCGTTTGAATTTGCCGATCCTTGCAATGCCGATCGCGGTATCAAGGTGACGCTTGCTCCGCGTTCGTTCAACACGTTTGTGCTGGACTGA
- a CDS encoding glutamate-cysteine ligase family protein, with product MTTPRISYAHLLTEPNPKHVESLVKFFESGCQERGTGGFGVEIEHLPVHNSDDTAVNYYEENGTEALLNRIRPYYDESKEYWENGRLVGLGREGISVSLEPGGQLECSLGILHKPEDLCTIYGAFRREVDPVLDDLGFRLVNYGYQPKSGYADIPVNPKDRYKAMTAYLGRVGQFGPCMMRCSASTQVSIDYVSEQDAVSKLRLGTVVGPILAWFFRNTPYFEGQENPYPLLRQRMWDYLDLQRTNVIPGLFDPRFGWEDYAVDVLSTPMMFADLTHTPEALETPGTDLHHPAFYENANDVYPDRELNAYEINHVISTHFNDVRLKNFIEFRHWDSLPVARAERLTEIIGSLFYDPTNRERLESYFDGIREEDVFEAKANLQARGHQAAPYGNSLEFWQEFLGLEGVLADEPGDPKHPDVFQK from the coding sequence ATGACAACGCCACGAATTTCTTATGCGCACCTGCTTACCGAGCCGAATCCGAAGCATGTGGAAAGTCTGGTCAAATTCTTCGAATCAGGCTGCCAAGAGCGTGGAACCGGTGGTTTCGGTGTGGAAATCGAGCATCTGCCGGTGCATAACAGCGATGATACCGCCGTGAACTATTACGAGGAGAACGGTACCGAGGCGTTGCTGAACCGCATTCGCCCATATTACGACGAAAGCAAGGAATACTGGGAGAACGGCAGGCTTGTTGGTCTTGGCCGCGAAGGTATTTCCGTGTCACTTGAGCCGGGCGGTCAGCTGGAATGCTCGCTGGGTATACTGCACAAGCCGGAAGATCTGTGCACGATTTACGGTGCGTTCCGCCGCGAAGTCGATCCCGTGCTTGACGATCTCGGCTTCCGCTTGGTTAATTACGGGTATCAGCCGAAGTCCGGCTATGCCGACATTCCCGTCAATCCGAAGGACCGTTACAAGGCGATGACCGCGTATTTGGGGCGCGTCGGCCAGTTCGGTCCGTGCATGATGCGTTGCTCCGCTTCGACGCAGGTCAGCATCGACTATGTTTCCGAACAGGACGCGGTTTCCAAACTGCGTTTGGGTACGGTGGTCGGCCCGATTCTCGCATGGTTCTTCCGTAACACCCCGTATTTCGAGGGACAGGAGAATCCGTATCCGCTGCTGCGCCAACGCATGTGGGATTATTTGGATTTGCAGCGCACGAACGTTATTCCGGGATTGTTTGATCCTCGCTTCGGTTGGGAAGATTATGCGGTCGACGTGTTGAGCACGCCGATGATGTTCGCTGATCTGACGCACACTCCGGAAGCGTTAGAAACTCCCGGAACTGATCTGCATCATCCTGCGTTCTATGAGAATGCGAACGACGTGTATCCCGATCGAGAACTCAACGCATACGAAATCAATCATGTGATTTCCACGCATTTTAACGATGTCCGTCTGAAGAACTTCATTGAATTCCGTCACTGGGATTCGCTGCCGGTAGCGCGTGCGGAACGACTGACGGAAATCATCGGATCGCTGTTCTATGATCCGACGAACCGTGAGCGTCTCGAATCGTATTTCGATGGCATCCGCGAGGAGGATGTGTTCGAGGCGAAGGCGAACCTGCAGGCGCGCGGCCATCAGGCAGCTCCGTACGGCAATTCGCTGGAATTCTGGCAGGAGTTCCTCGGGCTCGAGGGTGTCCTCGCCGACGAACCGGGTGATCCGAAACACCCTGACGTGTTCCAGAAGTAA
- a CDS encoding MFS transporter — translation MSEAIASKEERLVRYNANIAAADKDPQLSPETGKPLSKVNTIRFGAGFLLFGVLWMSGLGIVSAVLLPMHYKTIEGADPDALVGIVNAFTAVASLVANLMFGNFSDRSRSRFGRRTPWIVFGAVLGGVTLFLTGTTHNAVLLTIFYCACMFGLNCMIAPLVAVLSDRVPSGIRGTMSAFYGAGSTIGTPIGTMIGAFFIENLTAGFAVAGVLMFLGGIVAVIILPKEQSADFLPKEEGSFKDVLVSFRPPKFAGAHDFYKAFAGRFCMLMSYQMINVYQLYIIQNYIGQSVKESAVTVSVVAMLMMVMSLVGSFISGPVSDLIGRRKAPVVVASVLFAIGIAMPWLIPSTLGMYLFAGIAGLGYAVYSAVDQALLVDVLPNKEEAGKDLGILNMGTTLGQMCGPVIMSTIVVSLGYNFAFPTAIALAIIGCFFIMAIKKVK, via the coding sequence ATGAGTGAAGCAATCGCAAGCAAAGAGGAGCGTTTGGTGCGTTATAACGCCAACATCGCCGCTGCAGACAAGGATCCGCAGCTGTCTCCTGAAACCGGCAAGCCACTGAGCAAGGTCAACACCATCCGTTTCGGTGCGGGCTTCCTGCTGTTCGGCGTGCTGTGGATGTCGGGTCTCGGCATCGTCTCCGCCGTGCTTCTGCCGATGCATTACAAGACCATCGAAGGCGCCGATCCGGATGCTCTCGTTGGCATCGTCAATGCGTTCACCGCAGTGGCATCCCTAGTTGCCAACCTGATGTTCGGCAACTTCTCCGATCGTTCCCGCTCCAGGTTCGGTCGTCGTACTCCGTGGATCGTTTTCGGTGCGGTGCTTGGTGGCGTCACCCTGTTCCTGACCGGCACCACGCACAACGCGGTGCTGCTCACCATCTTCTACTGCGCCTGCATGTTCGGCCTCAACTGCATGATTGCCCCGCTGGTCGCCGTGCTGTCTGACCGCGTGCCGTCTGGCATCCGCGGCACCATGTCCGCCTTCTATGGCGCAGGCTCCACCATCGGTACTCCGATCGGCACCATGATCGGCGCATTCTTCATCGAAAACCTGACTGCCGGCTTCGCTGTCGCAGGCGTGCTCATGTTCCTTGGCGGTATCGTCGCCGTGATTATCCTGCCGAAGGAACAGTCCGCTGACTTCCTGCCGAAGGAAGAGGGCTCCTTCAAGGACGTCCTCGTATCCTTCCGTCCGCCGAAGTTCGCTGGCGCCCACGACTTCTACAAGGCTTTCGCCGGCCGTTTCTGCATGCTCATGAGCTACCAGATGATCAACGTCTACCAGCTCTACATCATCCAGAACTACATTGGTCAGTCCGTCAAGGAATCCGCTGTCACCGTGTCCGTCGTTGCCATGCTCATGATGGTCATGTCTCTGGTCGGCTCCTTCATCTCCGGCCCGGTTTCCGATCTCATCGGCCGTCGTAAGGCTCCGGTTGTCGTGGCTTCCGTGCTCTTCGCTATCGGTATCGCCATGCCGTGGCTGATCCCGTCCACCCTGGGCATGTACCTGTTCGCTGGCATCGCTGGCCTCGGCTACGCTGTCTACTCCGCGGTCGATCAGGCTCTGCTCGTTGATGTGCTGCCGAACAAGGAAGAGGCTGGCAAGGATCTGGGCATTCTGAACATGGGCACCACCCTTGGTCAGATGTGCGGCCCGGTCATCATGTCCACCATCGTGGTGTCCCTCGGCTACAACTTCGCCTTCCCGACCGCCATCGCCTTGGCCATCATCGGCTGCTTCTTCATCATGGCCATCAAGAAGGTCAAGTAA
- the nrdD gene encoding anaerobic ribonucleoside-triphosphate reductase, whose translation METQALNAVSATVKTGTGKVLVEKRDGRVVDFDPINIISAVKSAFADLDKKIGPQEEQLIRDIANQVEAEIKDRYNGPAKIEDIQNLVEHGLIEDHLYDVARTYTNYRLNKDIERAKATDINEAVKRLVNRDEALVRENANKDSNVYSTQRDLLAGAVSKASAFSMLPDAVSNAHMKGDIHFHDADYSPFTAQSNCSLPNYWDMLANGFTLGNAPMGSPNSISIAATQITQIMKDVASSQYGGQTANRADEHFVEYARKDYDKFLEQAHEIMPDDLPIEIAERQVRLAKDVEPKRLHFEKDRPALPMDEPFNKDASRLQQLREMWAKIQTRKAIYDAMQTMEYQINSNRVSNGQTPFVTVGFGLGTDWFAREIQRAIFLNRIRGLGSEHHTAIFPKLVFTIKHGVNADPGDPNYDLKQLALECATKRMYPDVIFYENIVKITGSFKAPMGCRSFLQGWIDPATGKDVEDGRMNLGVVTVNVPRIALESHGDKDRFWKIFDERMAVAHQALQFRIMRCKQAAPVNAPTLFRFGAFGRLGANDSVDQLFRNERATVSLGYIGLYEATSVFYGKNWMRDHGWDPQGKEFALSIVKRMNELCKEWSDAEGYHYSVYSTPAESLTDRFNRMDREKFGDVEGVTDHDFYTNSFHYPVWLQPTPMEKLNYEKDFPYYASGGFINYCEFPCLQSNPKALEAVWDYAYNIGIGYLGTNTPIDRCYDCGFQGDFEPTEEGFKCPECGNSDPDHCNVTKRTCGYLGNPVQRPMVHGRHEEIAHRVKHMSGETGHVTLSDGSEREWFEEAK comes from the coding sequence ATGGAAACGCAGGCTCTGAATGCCGTCTCCGCAACCGTTAAAACGGGAACCGGTAAGGTGCTCGTCGAGAAGCGCGACGGTCGTGTGGTCGACTTCGATCCGATCAACATCATCAGCGCGGTGAAGTCAGCCTTCGCTGACCTTGATAAGAAGATTGGGCCGCAGGAGGAGCAGCTGATCCGTGACATCGCCAATCAGGTCGAAGCCGAAATCAAGGATCGTTACAACGGTCCCGCCAAGATCGAAGACATCCAGAATCTCGTTGAACACGGCCTGATCGAAGATCACCTGTATGATGTGGCGCGCACGTACACCAACTACCGTCTGAACAAAGACATCGAACGTGCCAAGGCCACCGACATCAACGAAGCCGTCAAGCGTCTGGTGAACCGTGACGAGGCTCTGGTGCGCGAGAACGCCAACAAGGATTCCAACGTCTACTCCACCCAGCGCGATCTGCTGGCGGGCGCGGTGTCCAAGGCGTCCGCCTTCTCCATGCTGCCGGATGCGGTCTCCAACGCCCATATGAAGGGTGACATCCACTTCCACGACGCCGATTACTCGCCGTTCACCGCGCAGTCCAACTGCTCTCTGCCGAACTATTGGGATATGCTCGCCAACGGCTTCACCCTCGGCAACGCGCCGATGGGATCGCCGAACAGTATTTCCATCGCCGCCACGCAGATCACCCAGATCATGAAAGACGTGGCTTCCAGCCAATACGGCGGCCAGACCGCCAACCGTGCCGACGAGCACTTCGTTGAATATGCCAGGAAAGATTACGATAAATTCCTTGAGCAGGCCCATGAGATCATGCCTGACGACCTGCCGATCGAAATCGCCGAACGTCAGGTGCGCTTGGCCAAGGATGTCGAACCGAAGCGTCTGCATTTCGAAAAGGACCGTCCGGCCCTGCCGATGGACGAGCCGTTCAACAAGGATGCCAGCCGTTTGCAGCAGCTGCGTGAGATGTGGGCGAAAATCCAGACCCGCAAGGCCATCTACGACGCCATGCAGACCATGGAATACCAGATCAACTCCAATCGTGTGTCGAACGGCCAGACCCCGTTCGTGACCGTTGGCTTCGGTTTGGGTACCGACTGGTTCGCCCGCGAGATTCAGCGTGCCATCTTCCTGAACCGTATCCGCGGCCTCGGTTCCGAACACCACACCGCCATTTTCCCGAAGCTCGTGTTCACCATCAAGCATGGTGTGAACGCCGATCCGGGCGATCCGAATTACGATCTGAAGCAGCTCGCCCTCGAATGCGCCACCAAGCGCATGTATCCGGACGTGATCTTCTACGAGAACATCGTGAAGATCACCGGCTCCTTCAAAGCCCCGATGGGCTGCCGTTCCTTCTTGCAGGGTTGGATTGATCCGGCGACCGGCAAGGATGTGGAAGACGGACGCATGAACCTTGGCGTCGTTACCGTGAACGTTCCGCGTATCGCACTGGAATCCCACGGCGACAAGGATCGCTTCTGGAAGATCTTCGACGAGCGTATGGCCGTGGCTCATCAGGCATTGCAATTCCGTATCATGCGTTGCAAGCAGGCCGCGCCGGTCAATGCGCCGACCCTGTTCCGTTTCGGAGCCTTCGGTCGTCTCGGCGCCAACGACAGCGTCGACCAGCTGTTCCGCAACGAACGTGCCACCGTTTCCCTAGGCTACATTGGCCTGTATGAGGCGACCAGCGTGTTCTACGGCAAGAACTGGATGCGCGACCACGGCTGGGATCCGCAAGGCAAGGAATTTGCACTGTCCATCGTCAAGCGCATGAACGAGCTGTGCAAGGAATGGAGCGATGCGGAAGGCTATCACTATTCCGTGTACTCCACGCCGGCCGAATCCCTTACCGATCGCTTCAACCGTATGGATCGCGAGAAGTTCGGCGACGTGGAAGGCGTGACCGACCACGACTTCTACACCAACTCCTTCCACTACCCGGTCTGGCTGCAGCCAACCCCAATGGAAAAGCTCAACTACGAGAAGGACTTCCCGTACTACGCGTCCGGCGGCTTCATCAACTACTGCGAGTTCCCGTGCCTGCAGTCCAACCCCAAGGCACTCGAAGCGGTGTGGGATTACGCCTACAACATCGGCATCGGCTACCTGGGCACGAACACGCCGATCGACCGCTGCTACGATTGCGGATTCCAGGGCGACTTCGAGCCCACTGAGGAAGGCTTCAAGTGCCCGGAGTGCGGCAACTCCGATCCGGACCACTGCAACGTGACCAAGCGCACCTGCGGCTACTTGGGCAACCCGGTGCAGCGCCCGATGGTGCACGGACGTCACGAGGAGATCGCGCACCGCGTTAAGCATATGAGCGGCGAAACCGGTCATGTCACCTTGAGCGACGGTTCCGAACGTGAATGGTTCGAGGAAGCCAAGTAA
- a CDS encoding TetR/AcrR family transcriptional regulator: protein MGNEGKKRVRKSPEERKKEIIAAASRLIGEKGYYGTSLKDIADAIGMSQPGLLHYIGNKERLLSLLVTDNYDQEGTPADFAKSGLPGSDPEGMLFPAYLRFLVRYNESRRSLLQLYMVLETESFSEGHPLHDYFENRPKYVWEHYSQYTWKLPPEIGGWENMRAIVRQSLEAMDGIQLRWTRKPPIDFYDEWLAFEKMIFPSPVWDSYR, encoded by the coding sequence ATGGGTAATGAGGGGAAGAAACGTGTTCGTAAATCACCTGAGGAACGTAAGAAGGAAATCATCGCTGCGGCGAGCCGTCTTATCGGGGAAAAGGGGTATTACGGAACGTCATTGAAAGACATTGCTGATGCGATCGGCATGAGCCAGCCTGGACTGCTGCATTACATCGGCAATAAGGAACGGTTGTTGTCGCTGCTAGTCACCGACAATTATGATCAGGAAGGCACTCCGGCTGATTTTGCAAAATCCGGATTGCCGGGCAGCGATCCGGAAGGCATGTTGTTTCCCGCATACCTGCGTTTTTTGGTACGTTACAATGAGAGTCGACGTAGCTTGCTGCAGCTATACATGGTGCTGGAAACCGAATCTTTCAGCGAGGGCCATCCGTTGCACGACTATTTCGAGAATCGTCCGAAATACGTGTGGGAACACTATTCCCAGTACACATGGAAATTGCCGCCTGAAATCGGTGGTTGGGAGAATATGCGTGCGATTGTGCGTCAAAGCTTGGAAGCGATGGATGGCATTCAACTGCGTTGGACGCGTAAGCCGCCCATCGATTTCTACGATGAATGGCTTGCCTTCGAAAAGATGATCTTCCCCTCACCTGTTTGGGACAGCTACCGCTAA
- the nrdG gene encoding anaerobic ribonucleoside-triphosphate reductase activating protein codes for MISSANPAIQRRDFAADETNRGPFIPTTRSNNPKAGQWTNRMSRNMIADYKRFLMTDGEGIRCSLYVSGCPFHCEECYNTSIWDFQAGHEYNDKLEAQIMDDLSQSYVQGITFLGGEPLLNTGVLLPLARKIRERFGNTKDIWCWTGYTWEELMREGESPDKRELLELIDILVDGRYIKELHDSLLQFRGSGNQRIIDVPKSLENGRVVIWPKLHDQTRFIPEIYGKDRSAGEGGAS; via the coding sequence ATGATCAGCAGCGCGAATCCAGCAATTCAACGTCGTGACTTTGCGGCGGACGAAACCAATCGCGGGCCTTTCATCCCCACAACTCGTTCCAACAATCCCAAAGCAGGGCAATGGACCAATCGCATGAGCCGCAATATGATCGCCGACTACAAACGGTTCCTCATGACCGACGGAGAAGGCATCCGATGCTCGCTGTACGTGTCCGGCTGCCCGTTCCATTGCGAGGAATGCTACAACACATCAATCTGGGATTTCCAAGCCGGCCACGAATACAACGACAAGCTCGAAGCGCAAATCATGGATGACTTAAGCCAATCGTATGTGCAAGGCATCACCTTCCTCGGAGGCGAACCATTGCTCAATACGGGCGTGCTGTTGCCTCTCGCGCGAAAAATCCGCGAACGGTTCGGTAATACCAAAGATATTTGGTGCTGGACCGGCTACACGTGGGAAGAGCTCATGCGCGAAGGCGAAAGCCCCGACAAGCGCGAGTTGCTCGAACTGATCGACATTCTAGTGGACGGCCGTTATATCAAAGAATTACATGATTCCCTGCTGCAATTCCGCGGAAGCGGCAACCAACGCATCATCGACGTGCCGAAATCACTGGAAAACGGGCGAGTGGTGATTTGGCCGAAATTACATGATCAAACACGATTCATTCCCGAAATATATGGCAAAGACCGTTCTGCTGGGGAAGGCGGCGCATCCTGA
- a CDS encoding beta-galactosidase, which yields MGRYEADHILFGAAYYDEYLMMKGIDRVDEDMRMMKEAGLNVIRIAESTWSTCEPQPGAFDFTYVDRALDAAQRAGIDVIVGTPTYAVPSWLVKIDPSVLAVTPNGEGKYGARQIMDIVNATYRFYGERVIRKLISHVADHPAVIGYQVDNETKYYDSVSNDMQRLFVKYLHEKFNGDLNELNHHFGLDYWSNRIDSWEDFPNVTATINESLGGEFDKFRRDQVRAFLQWQSDIVREYAHDDQFITHNFDFEWRGYSFGVQPAVDHFKAATAVDITGVDIYHPTEDDLTGKEIAFGGDMTRSTKNGQNYLVLETEAQGQHGWVPFPGQLRLQAYSHLASGADMVEYWHWHSIHNSFETYWKGLLSHDLEPNPTYREAGVFGREIAKPEVGERLVHLKKHNKVAIMVSNESLTALDWFLIEAGFPFGGTLKYNDVVRNVYDALFELNVECDFVPSDAPAERLARYEMIVTPALYCASQETTDRLRTFVENGGHLVSTMRSFVTDDEVTVWHDRAPHNLTDVFGMTYNQFTRPNGHVSVEFAGALAETASTDAQSLIELLNADADTEVLASYGHYAWKDYAAVTRHAFGKGDAEWVATLLDADSIRAVMREAVEHAGVEGAGTALAGQVAVRQGVNARGENVTYLLNYSADEVTVASPIEGEVVVAPVVIATDGSIDEVANAEVVLKEGAAVKQGDPLTIGRWNVAVIAG from the coding sequence ATGGGTCGTTACGAGGCAGATCACATTCTTTTCGGTGCCGCATATTACGACGAATATCTCATGATGAAAGGCATCGACCGTGTCGATGAAGACATGAGGATGATGAAGGAAGCGGGACTGAACGTTATCCGTATTGCCGAATCCACATGGAGCACCTGCGAACCGCAGCCGGGTGCGTTCGACTTCACCTATGTGGATCGTGCTCTCGACGCGGCACAGCGTGCCGGTATCGATGTCATCGTCGGCACTCCAACCTACGCGGTGCCGAGCTGGCTCGTCAAGATCGATCCGAGCGTGCTCGCGGTCACCCCGAACGGCGAAGGCAAGTACGGCGCCCGCCAGATCATGGACATCGTCAACGCCACCTACCGTTTCTACGGTGAGCGCGTGATCCGCAAGCTGATCTCCCACGTTGCCGACCATCCGGCGGTGATTGGCTACCAAGTCGATAATGAAACCAAGTACTACGATTCCGTGTCCAACGACATGCAGCGTCTGTTCGTCAAGTATCTGCATGAGAAGTTCAATGGCGATCTGAATGAGCTGAACCACCACTTCGGCCTCGACTACTGGTCCAACCGCATCGACTCCTGGGAGGACTTCCCGAACGTGACCGCCACCATCAACGAGTCCCTGGGCGGCGAATTTGACAAATTCCGTCGCGATCAGGTGCGTGCCTTCCTGCAGTGGCAGTCTGATATTGTGCGCGAATACGCCCACGATGACCAGTTCATCACCCACAATTTCGATTTCGAATGGCGTGGCTATTCCTTCGGTGTGCAGCCGGCCGTCGACCACTTCAAGGCCGCGACCGCAGTGGACATCACCGGCGTGGACATCTACCACCCGACCGAAGACGACCTGACCGGCAAGGAGATCGCCTTCGGCGGCGACATGACCCGCTCCACCAAGAACGGCCAGAACTACCTGGTGCTCGAAACCGAGGCCCAAGGCCAGCACGGCTGGGTGCCATTCCCTGGCCAGTTGCGCCTGCAGGCCTACTCCCACCTCGCCTCCGGCGCCGACATGGTGGAATACTGGCATTGGCACTCCATCCATAATTCCTTTGAAACATATTGGAAGGGCCTGCTGAGCCACGACCTCGAACCGAACCCCACGTACCGCGAAGCCGGCGTATTCGGTCGCGAGATCGCCAAACCGGAAGTGGGGGAGCGGCTCGTCCACCTGAAGAAGCACAACAAAGTAGCCATCATGGTCAGCAACGAATCGCTGACCGCGCTCGACTGGTTCCTCATCGAAGCCGGCTTCCCATTCGGCGGCACCCTCAAATACAACGACGTGGTGCGCAATGTCTACGACGCGCTGTTCGAGCTCAACGTCGAATGCGATTTCGTGCCGTCCGATGCTCCGGCCGAACGTCTCGCCAGATACGAGATGATCGTGACCCCGGCGCTCTACTGCGCATCTCAGGAAACTACGGATCGCCTGCGTACGTTCGTTGAAAACGGCGGACACCTCGTCTCCACCATGCGCTCCTTCGTGACCGACGACGAGGTGACCGTATGGCACGACCGCGCGCCGCACAACCTCACCGACGTGTTCGGCATGACGTACAACCAGTTCACCCGCCCAAACGGCCACGTTTCCGTGGAATTCGCAGGTGCGCTCGCCGAAACCGCGTCCACCGATGCTCAGTCGCTGATCGAACTGTTGAACGCCGACGCCGATACTGAGGTGCTCGCATCCTATGGACACTACGCTTGGAAGGATTACGCCGCAGTCACCCGTCACGCATTCGGCAAGGGCGATGCCGAGTGGGTCGCCACACTGCTTGACGCCGATTCCATTCGTGCGGTTATGCGAGAGGCCGTGGAGCATGCCGGCGTCGAGGGCGCTGGAACCGCGCTCGCGGGACAGGTCGCGGTTCGCCAGGGTGTGAATGCCCGCGGCGAGAACGTGACGTATCTGCTCAACTATTCCGCCGACGAAGTTACTGTTGCAAGCCCGATTGAGGGTGAAGTAGTGGTCGCTCCGGTCGTCATCGCCACCGACGGCAGTATTGATGAGGTTGCAAATGCTGAAGTCGTGCTGAAGGAAGGTGCAGCCGTTAAGCAGGGTGATCCGTTGACGATCGGCCGCTGGAATGTTGCGGTGATCGCCGGCTGA
- a CDS encoding TetR/AcrR family transcriptional regulator: MRRRTESKTKKRMSAEDRKKAILETTVSFISQFGFWGFTIRDVAQAQNITEAGLLYYFKSKEQLLEATLKYADRTNQIAIAEHLGVEGVTGEVLQDGIAYHCDLGLKAISTGTVETNAGRPEMVRLYTLLESEALSKDHPVHEYFEQREINLLKEYTFAAKRDGVADPERTALQVLSAMEGLQLRWLNGSHDIDFVGEWKALIDLLIP; this comes from the coding sequence ATGCGTCGCCGCACCGAAAGCAAAACCAAGAAACGAATGAGCGCAGAAGACCGCAAGAAAGCGATTCTCGAAACCACGGTCTCTTTCATCTCACAATTCGGATTCTGGGGATTTACCATTCGCGACGTGGCACAAGCTCAGAACATCACCGAAGCAGGCCTCCTTTACTACTTCAAATCCAAAGAACAACTCCTTGAAGCGACACTCAAATACGCCGATCGCACTAACCAAATCGCCATTGCAGAGCATCTTGGCGTCGAAGGCGTGACCGGCGAAGTCTTGCAAGACGGCATCGCATACCATTGCGATCTCGGACTCAAGGCCATCTCCACGGGAACCGTGGAAACCAACGCAGGCCGACCCGAAATGGTTCGCCTCTACACCCTGCTCGAAAGCGAGGCCCTAAGCAAAGACCATCCGGTGCACGAGTATTTCGAACAGCGCGAAATCAATCTGCTGAAGGAATACACGTTCGCAGCCAAACGAGATGGCGTCGCCGATCCGGAACGCACCGCACTGCAGGTGCTATCCGCCATGGAAGGCTTGCAATTGCGGTGGCTCAACGGATCTCACGATATCGATTTCGTTGGAGAATGGAAGGCCCTGATCGACCTTCTCATTCCCTAA